A part of Penaeus vannamei isolate JL-2024 chromosome 1, ASM4276789v1, whole genome shotgun sequence genomic DNA contains:
- the LOC113816692 gene encoding uncharacterized protein, with the protein MAISREAALVGYTSVVFSLTQCYLSLKRAKKKRKQPKRLRIRQQSDRKEINVCHNLLKELCIEDSRGFYEYHRMSVEDFTELLNLVTPFITKQETKLRKPIPPDQRLSVTLYYLATGHSRRSLAWSYKISHNLIAAIIPEVCKAIHDVLKEKYLRLPATSEEWQDVAKAFYNLWNFPLCLGAVDGKRVLVKKTANCGSGDFDNKVHHNIIMLGLVDANYQFLYVSVGEKGLASDSSVWDRCSLQEDIENQSIQIPPISALPNTTTKSPYVIVGDDGFPLKTYLMKPYSGRNITRDQAIFNYRLSRARRVADNAFGILASNFRVLLQPIASKPMFVKDIMFATVVLHNFLRIRSGKPVNPELLQREDQEKGIIISGEWEALSMESLQPIQKGCSNEAKAVRDNFKDYFIGTGAVPWQERMANFQ; encoded by the exons ATGGCAATCTCACGCGAGGCGGCGCTGGTGGGATACACATCCGTGGTTTTTTCCTTAACGCAGTGTTACTTATCTCTCAAAAgggcgaagaagaaaaggaagcagcCCAAACGATTGCGGATTAGACAGCAGTCTGACAGGAAAGAGATCAATGTGTGTCATAACCTGCTCAAAGAACTATGCATCGAGGACAGTCGTGGGTTTTACGAGTATCATCGGATGTCAGTCGAAGATTTCACAGAATTGCTGAATTTAGTCACGCCCTTCATCACCAAGCAGGAGACAAAGCTGAGGAAACCCATTCCACCAGATCAGCGACTGTCTGTGACGCTCTACTACCTTGCCACAG gACACTCGCGGAGATCTCTGGCATGGTCCTACAAAATAAGCCACAATTTGATAGCAGCCATTATCCCAGAAGTGTGCAAAGCTATCCACGACGTGCTGAAGGAGAAATACCTTAGACTTCCTGCCACAAGTGAGGAATGGCAAGATGTTGCAAAGGCCTTCTACAACTTGTGGAATTTTCCTCTATGTTTGGGGGCCGTGGATGGGAAAAGAGTACTAGTGAAAAAAACTGCAAACTGTGGATCTGGGGACTTTGATAACAAAGTCCATCACAACATTATAATGTTAGGTCTGGTCGATGCCAACTACCAGTTCCTGTATGTCAGTGTAGGAGAAAAAGGACTTGCTAGTGATTCTAGTGTGTGGGATAGGTGCTCTCTGCAGGAGGATATTGAAAATCAAAGCATTCAGATCCCTCCAATTTCAGCATTGCCAAACACAACCACCAAATCTCCATATGTGATTGTGGGAGATGATGGATTCCCACTAAAAACCTATTTGATGAAACCCTATTCAGGAAGGAACATCACAAGGGATCAGGCAATATTTAATTACAGATTGTCAAGGGCAAGGAGGGTAGCTGACAATGCCTTCGGTATACTAGCTTCAAATTTCAGAGTCCTTCTTCAACCTATTGCCTCAAAACCAATGTTCGTTAAAGACATAATGTTTGCCACTGTAGTGCTGCATAACTTTCTGCGGATAAGGAGTGGAAAGCCTGTAAACCCAGAACTGCTTCAGAGGGAGGATCAAGAAAAAGGCATCATAATAAGTGGTGAATGGGAAGCACTATCAATGGAAAGCCTGCAGCCAATTCAAAAAGGCTGCTCAAATGAAGCAAAGGCTGTACGAGACAATTTCAAGGACTACTTTATAGGTACAGGTGCTGTTCCCTGGCAGGAAAGGATGGCAAATTTCCAATAA